In one Streptomyces sp. NBC_01288 genomic region, the following are encoded:
- a CDS encoding phosphatidylinositol mannoside acyltransferase, producing the protein MSGAQERLTDALYGLGWSAVKKLPEPAAVRLGRTVADLAWKRRGKGVQRLESNYARVVPDASPERLAELSRAGMRSYLRYWMESFRLPAWSAERIREGFDCKDVHHLIDGIASDRGVILALPHMANWDLAGAWVTTKLATPFTTVAERLKPETLYDRFVAYREGLGMEVLPHSGGTAFGTLARRLRDGGLVCLVAERDLSASGVEVKFFGETTRMPAGPALLAQQTGALLLPVTLWYDDSPVMKGRVHPPVEVPESGDRAEKTSVITQALADAFATGIADHPEDWHMLQRLWLADLDPTKGPS; encoded by the coding sequence GTGAGCGGTGCCCAGGAGCGGCTGACGGACGCGCTCTACGGCCTCGGCTGGAGCGCCGTCAAGAAGCTCCCCGAGCCGGCCGCCGTCCGGCTCGGCCGCACCGTCGCCGACCTCGCCTGGAAACGGCGCGGCAAGGGCGTACAGCGGCTGGAGAGCAACTACGCGCGCGTGGTGCCCGACGCGAGCCCCGAGCGGCTCGCCGAGCTCTCGCGCGCGGGCATGCGGTCGTACCTGCGCTACTGGATGGAGTCCTTCCGGCTCCCGGCCTGGAGCGCCGAGCGGATCCGGGAGGGCTTCGACTGCAAGGACGTGCACCACCTGATCGACGGCATCGCCTCCGACCGCGGTGTCATCCTCGCGCTGCCCCACATGGCCAACTGGGACCTCGCCGGCGCCTGGGTCACCACCAAGCTGGCGACCCCGTTCACCACGGTGGCCGAACGCCTCAAGCCGGAGACGCTCTACGACCGCTTCGTCGCCTACCGCGAGGGCCTCGGCATGGAGGTCCTCCCGCACAGCGGCGGCACCGCCTTCGGCACGCTCGCCCGCCGCCTGCGCGACGGCGGCCTGGTCTGCCTGGTCGCCGAACGCGACCTGTCCGCCTCGGGCGTCGAGGTCAAGTTCTTCGGCGAGACCACCAGGATGCCCGCCGGCCCGGCCCTCCTGGCCCAGCAGACCGGCGCACTCCTGCTCCCCGTGACCCTCTGGTACGACGACTCACCGGTCATGAAGGGCCGGGTCCACCCGCCGGTCGAGGTACCCGAGTCAGGTGACCGGGCCGAGAAGACGTCTGTCATCACACAGGCGCTGGCAGACGCTTTCGCCACCGGCATCGCCGACCACCCGGAGGACTGGCACATGCTTCAGCGCTTGTGGCTCGCGGATCTCGACCCCACGAAGGGGCCCTCGTGA
- a CDS encoding glycosyltransferase family 4 protein, which translates to MRIGIVCPYSWDVPGGVQFHIRDLAEYFIRLGHEVSVLAPADDDTPLPPYVVSAGRAVPVPYNGSVARLNFGFLSAARVRRWLHDGEFDVIHIHEPTSPSLGLLACWAAQGPIVATFHTSNPRSRAMIAAYAILQAALEKISARIAVSEYARRTLVEHLGGDAVVIPNGVDVDFFARAEPKPEWQGETIGFIGRIDEPRKGLPVLMNALPKIIAERPNARLLVAGRGDEEEAVESLPKELRSRVEFLGMISDDDKARFLRSIDLYVAPNTGGESFGIILVEAMSAGAPVLAADLPAFAQVLDQGVAGELFPNEDADALAEAAVRLLGDPERLAELRRSGSAHVRRFDWSTVGADILSVYETVTAGAAAVATDERTGLRARFGLARD; encoded by the coding sequence GTGAGGATCGGCATCGTCTGCCCCTACTCCTGGGACGTCCCTGGCGGCGTCCAGTTCCACATCAGAGACCTCGCCGAGTACTTCATCCGGCTCGGCCACGAGGTCTCCGTCCTGGCCCCGGCCGACGACGACACCCCGCTGCCGCCGTACGTCGTCTCGGCCGGCCGCGCGGTCCCGGTGCCGTACAACGGCTCGGTGGCCCGCCTGAACTTCGGCTTCCTGTCCGCCGCCCGGGTCCGACGCTGGCTGCACGACGGCGAGTTCGACGTCATCCACATCCACGAACCGACCTCGCCGTCCCTGGGCCTGCTCGCCTGCTGGGCCGCGCAGGGCCCGATCGTCGCCACCTTCCACACCTCGAACCCGCGCTCGCGGGCGATGATCGCCGCGTACGCGATCCTCCAGGCCGCCCTGGAGAAGATCAGCGCGCGGATCGCCGTGAGCGAGTACGCCCGCCGCACGCTCGTCGAACACCTCGGCGGCGACGCGGTCGTCATCCCGAACGGCGTCGACGTCGACTTCTTCGCCCGAGCCGAACCCAAGCCGGAATGGCAGGGCGAGACGATCGGCTTCATAGGGCGCATCGACGAGCCCCGCAAGGGTCTCCCGGTGCTGATGAACGCCCTCCCGAAGATCATCGCCGAGCGCCCGAACGCCCGACTCCTGGTCGCCGGTCGCGGCGACGAGGAGGAGGCCGTCGAATCGCTCCCCAAGGAACTGCGTTCACGCGTCGAGTTCCTCGGCATGATCAGCGACGACGACAAGGCCCGCTTCCTGCGCAGCATCGACCTCTACGTAGCCCCCAACACCGGCGGCGAGAGCTTCGGCATCATCCTCGTGGAGGCCATGTCGGCAGGCGCCCCGGTCCTCGCCGCCGACCTCCCCGCCTTCGCCCAGGTGCTCGACCAGGGTGTCGCCGGCGAGCTGTTCCCCAACGAGGACGCGGACGCCCTCGCCGAGGCGGCCGTACGACTCCTGGGTGACCCCGAGCGGCTGGCGGAGCTGCGGCGGAGCGGGAGCGCCCACGTACGGCGCTTCGACTGGTCGACGGTCGGCGCGGACATCCTGTCGGTCTACGAGACGGTGACGGCGGGCGCGGCAGCGGTGGCGACGGACGAACGGACGGGGTTGCGGGCGAGGTTCGGGCTGGCGCGAGACTGA